GAGTACGAAGCCAGTTTTGCCAGGGAACGATTAGTAGTAGTAGGATTCCTGGTTAGAATCAtttccctccaaaagttttccccATGTCATGAACTTTctaagtccccgttcgacaaCAGTCTACCTCATCCTCTGGTTATCACAACGGATGAGTGACCACCAGCTAGCgttggttagttagggaaacagACCCACAGAAAAAGATGGAGCCCACACAGATTATGCAATTGTCTACATCTACATCATAGACTACTTCAATCGCGGCCAATAATCTCGGTTATGGTATGGAAACATTCAAAGATCCCAACCTAACCAGGTGGGGCAAAGAAGGATAAGGAGATAAGTGCCCGTGTTGAAGTAGGATATAATCAACAGCTACATTCtacattatttttcttcaatttaagATTGAATTTCGGGGCACAAACAGGCATTGCAGTATTGGTAAAGAAGATAAACACATTTCAGGATAACACCAGCATGCACCACAGACTGCATGCAGCGGCTCACCAACACCACAGGCTGCACGCTCAATACACCattcaccagctggctgcaacaataCCATGAACAAGTTAAACGGCACTGCAGAAGCTCAGACTTCACCTGGCTATTAAacctgtttaaaaaattaaattactatACATAATAAACAGGTATTTCTTATGTGAAATAAAACCATGACTGTAATAAAGATAAACTGTGCAGTCCACTATGTAAAATATTTGCCGATCAGCATAtaagatttcaattttcaaatgaacTGGCACCTAAACAATAAAAGTTTGGCTTTTACATATTAACTGGATTGCAGCAAAAACATGAAACGGAAATACAATTCTACAAAACGATCCATTTTTCTCGGGAAtctgcagttgttgttgtcgattcTCGTCGAACGCCAGCAGTCGACTGTCAGAGGTCAGAGTGATGACAGAAATTGTTCTTTTCGTCTGCTAGAGAAAATATGTGTACGTGAAAAAGGTTGTGAACGTTGAAATTTAACGGTTCGTGAACGTTGGATAAGTTGGACCTTGGACGAGTAAAATAATATCCCACTCGTTATCACAAGTTTTGTAGcaatacaaattttaaaaaaaacaacacatacTGCCGGCCTGGTGTGATATTCCCAGTGGTTAAAATGCTAGTGTCGTTGTTAAGTATCGAATGTGTTGGCGAAGAGGTTATTCTCGGCACACTCGCTTTTGGGATCGCCCTCGTTCTTTTTGGATATTACATTATGAGGTTTGTTGATTAAAATTAACAGAGTTTTGCTTGTGGTGTTTAATATGTTGGCATTTTGGTTACCAAGGTCTAAGAGACGAGAACAAACTGAAATTAACCAACCGAGAAGAAGGTACAGTCAACAGAATGAATGTCCTGTCTGCCGCAATGACATTAAGTATGAAGTGGAGACCAACTGTGGCCATATCTTCTGCTGTAAGTGTGAAACCTTCGACATGTCAAGTCATCATATTCCTCTTTTTGGTCACAATTATAAAATAGGCCTGTTCTATTTCCAGGTCGATGTTGGCTTGCCTACATGGCCCACATGGCCCGTGGCAGTTTTGTAGGAGCAGTCCTTTGCCCTGTTTGCAGACAGCAGGTGAATATAATCACAGATGCTGCCAGATGGGATGCAGTTGATTAACAGATGTCTTTCATTTCAGGTTACGAGCCTCTTCCAAGCTTTCAGCAAGAATAAATTGAATCCCGTCAGTGCGTCAGATGAAGAGCCAGATTTAGCCAATTTCATCCGTGAAATCAATAGCTACAATCGTCGCTACAGTGGCGAACCCAAACCGGTATTCACTTTGAAATagttattttttagaaatgcATCTAATAATGTCATCATTTCCAACAGTTCTGGGAGAATATTCGCGAGCTTCCTATTCTATTCCGTCGCATTTTAAGCCAAGTTTTTTCAGAAAGAGGCTTCTTTTACTTGTATCGCCTTCGTGTCATCCTTTCCGCGATTCGTTGTGTGATGACCCTCCTTTCACTGCTCGATATCATACCGGTAGCAGCCTTCGGTCTGTTAGGCCATGTCTTCGATCTTTTAGCCCTTCTGATGGTCGCCGTGATGTTCAACACCAATGTTATCCGCACTAATATCGCTAATATTTTCGCCAATTTTAATAATCAACCCCCAGAAGCATATGTAATGTTTGGAATGATATCTCAAGTGCTAGCTGATTTTATTGCTCTAGTTGCCagggcttttttctttttactcgaTTCAATCCCCTGGACAATCATCATCTCTTAATcgcttgtttgtttcttcatcCATCCAAGAGCAAGGAATTTGGTATTTGTAAAAATCTGATACGAtgttaatgtttttttgtccaaattgaacaaaatcccttttttaacagttgtATAAataacacaaagaaaaaatgcatcACCTTCGTGTTTTTCGAAAGACTAATGCGATCAGTTTTATTGGCCAGTTTTACCTTAGGAACTATAACTGATGTAGCAAATCA
This sequence is a window from Daphnia pulicaria isolate SC F1-1A chromosome 7, SC_F0-13Bv2, whole genome shotgun sequence. Protein-coding genes within it:
- the LOC124349911 gene encoding E3 ubiquitin-protein ligase RNF170-like — its product is MLVSLLSIECVGEEVILGTLAFGIALVLFGYYIMRSKRREQTEINQPRRRYSQQNECPVCRNDIKYEVETNCGHIFCCRCWLAYMAHMARGSFVGAVLCPVCRQQVTSLFQAFSKNKLNPVSASDEEPDLANFIREINSYNRRYSGEPKPFWENIRELPILFRRILSQVFSERGFFYLYRLRVILSAIRCVMTLLSLLDIIPVAAFGLLGHVFDLLALLMVAVMFNTNVIRTNIANIFANFNNQPPEAYVMFGMISQVLADFIALVARAFFFLLDSIPWTIIIS